A genomic stretch from Orcinus orca chromosome 14, mOrcOrc1.1, whole genome shotgun sequence includes:
- the MKI67 gene encoding proliferation marker protein Ki-67 isoform X3, which translates to MGSTRRLVTIKRSGVDGPHFPLSLHTCLFGRSIECDIRIQLPVVSKQHCKIEINGQEAILFNFSSTNPTRVNGSTFDKPVQLKHGDVITVVDRSFRYENESHQNGSKSPAFPGQRWEQEPSRRVSRSSFPSNLDGKVQDSSARSKFTEDAASGRPVVHGKNVTGAGIVSGGSEDPVAGKTPNSVHSSERPGDNGRNATAPTAGDSQEGSGVRFGISNGELKAFSSRKCLKESDQNESPFRKLYESMKVELDVKSGKVNVLQNRRKSGSQSHCTPEKESTGGLQSETLVSLKSRPKSGQSPQIKADPASGEQGSSQTEGKRSDEPFQTPKETRSPSSLCTEIETLQTTTPEPYSQQSPSRSGRSKDLSVVNGGASLNLDQSEGSRADIKTFPPRKFLPSIQTPVKVESFGNTPEKLCPGKRKRNPTNVDDLTTETEILHQTISAPLVPQVERKIQSDFLNKPETLGMAADPVSPGSPGLSSADGSSFGDSTNKMDGVSLKRRRVSFGGRLRPELFDENLPPNTPLKRGETPKQRRSLVTHTPTVLKKIIKEQPQPSGKEDSSEVCLEATAQDAFVRPPAPNVAPASPDAPGRCRSLSKVSSISSDSKSPHQTDIPKRGRRKSSNLPSKRASVDRSQHGILQMIYSKRRSGASEANLVVAKSWADVVKLGTKQTQTRAVQRGPPRPLSKRQRRTNNTPKKLTGIVHNQFSTGHANSPCTIIIGKAHIEKVNGPARPYRMLNNFVVNKPMDFSEDLSGLPEMFKTPVKEKPQRMSLCPSTFSNSEDLLGEELPVPHSGGKPLLCASENSGQNVSPGTQDAPKELSDQSSASPVLRRQSIKIKIDESITKTPRNVYKTAGAEMETPVSEAMTPKTTSSAKKLRRSMELRSSQAPGVECKNEGPKPDALENVLGRCLRKAPQPEQKLEGDAKESEARTEHMGSKGNSKHTIAVRGPRRASELRCELAADLTALKSLQETQPEEDQLDIPSLLQTPAHAKEAVDAENRATKMLCKSPRSGTVSTPTRTNTQLKTPSWKADVEDASALEKLTQTPGKTMPMHREPGDEKSIKLFQETPKQKLDPAENVAGSKRRPRTPKGKAPPLEDLAGFKELFQTPHHAKEPMIDDKTPKMLCQSPQLEPVNTPSRKGRLKTPSQKVDVQGDVSALRKPQQTPGETTHSHREPEGADGGIAVSREAPEEKLDPAENVTRSKRRPRTPKEKAPPLEDLAGFKELFQTPDHAKQPMTDDKPTTIPYKSPPAEAVNMPTSSKRWLQTPSQKVDVQENVSALRKPTHSHTEPEGGDRGTAVSQEAPGGKLSPAENVIGSKRWPKTPKEKAPPLEDLVGFKELFQTPNHTVEPMSADKIFKMLCQSPQLEPINTPSRKGRLKTPSQKVAVQEDVSALRKPQQTPGETTHSHREPEGADRGIVVSQEAPGEKLDPVKNVTGSKRQPRTPKEKAPPLEHLAGFKELFQTPHQAKEPVTEGRTPKMLCRSPPPEPVVTSTGMTRRLKTPSQKVAVQEDLSALRKPTHSHREPEGGDGDIVVSQEAPGERLDPAENVIGSKRRLRTPKEKAPPLEDLAGFKELFQTPDHAEEQMTNEKTTTIPYTSPAVEPVTRRTGRKRRFKSPPGKVDAEEPSAPRKPTQTSGGARHSDRERADGDKSIKLSKETPKQKLDSAENINGSKRPPRTPKEKVQCLEDLAGFKELFQTPDHAKEPRAVIKTPQTLCMSSQPQLIVTPTNRKRWLKTPLGKADVETELSACRKTQTPGETRHSEGEPVDDDKSIKLFQETPHQKLDSSEDVNGSKRQPRTPKGKAPPLEDLAGLKEFFQTPDHAKEPMTDDRPTNRPRQSPQPEPADTPSRKGRLKTPSQKVDVQEDVSALRKPQQTPGETTHSHREPEGAARGIAVSREAPAEKLDPAENVTRSKRRPRTPKEKAPPLEDLAGFKELFQTPHQTKEPMTEDRTPKMLCRSPPPEPVVTSTSMTRRLKTPSQRVAVQEDLSALRKPTHSHREPEGGDGGIVVSQEAPEERLDPAENVIGSKRRLRTPKEKAPPLEDLAGFKELFQTPDHAEEQMTNEETTTIPYTSPAVEPVTRRTGRKRRFKSPPGKVDAEELSAPRKPTQTSGGARHSDRERADGDKSIKLSKETPKQKLDSAENINGSKRPPRTPKEKVQCLEDLAGFKELFQTPDHAEEQMTNEKTTTIPYTSPAVEPVTRRTGRKRRFKSPPGKEDAEEPSAPRKPTQTPGGTQREPVCDEKDSKAFKENSRQRLNPAENVIGIKSRLRILKEKTQPVEDSCSFKEPFQKPGQAKEPVSDVKITAVPCQSPPAGPVTRPASRRRRLQSPLGKVDLEELSVLREPIPTAGETMHREPVGDENNTKVFKETSRQNLDSAGNVICVKSRRRTFKEKSQPLEDPASFKELFQKPDQASELGNDASGVKRAPKQTADRRRPVEISRRVLRAPKVRFMGDLVGSRDPVQSPGESCSSPSPKRKLGEDARLVGRKRLCPTMAAQDPEEEKPLQKKQRTAPRERREPPRPSGVKKRSLRILAQRTKPVGNLPNNDMKTKATDPQGEDTPNKGMSLRTRRPTKTNIEEQRPGSLISAGKVKIKRSEKKSMETSQEMKLQSPEDAAENPTSGGKVQDRRRPLRSGKQNQKALPDATEETARQERVEVPVKKQDEKEVTEYSDFKGLRSRKITLRPRGNTSESGSEQRVTRGARRCANSLQKENDNVGVKKIRTRSHRDSEDT; encoded by the exons ATGGAAAAGTTCAAGATTCCAGTGCCCGTTCAAAATTCACGGAAGACGCTGCTTCCGGAAGGCCTGTGGTGCATGGGAAGAATGTCACAGGAGCTGGTATTGTCTCAGGTGGCTCAGAAGATCCTGTTGCTGGGAAGACACCTAACAGCGTTCATTCCTCAGAACGTCCTGGAGATAACGGCAGAAATGCAACAGCTCCCACTGCTGGGGATTCTCAAGAAGGTTCCGGTGTAAGATTCGGGATCAGTAATGGAGAACTGAAGGCTTTTTCCTCTAGAAAGTGTCTTAAGGAGAGTGACCAAAATGAGTCTCCCTTTAGGAAGCTTTATGAGTCAATGAAGGTGGAGTTAGATGTGAAATCAGGAAAAGTCAATGTTCTTCAGAATCGCAGAAAATCAGGATCACAGAGTCATTGCACACCAGAAAAAGAAAGCACTGGTGGTTTACAGAGCGAGACTCTGGTCTCACTTAAATCCAGACCCAAATCGGGCCAAAGCCCCCAAATTAAGGCAGACCCTGCTTCAGGAGAACAAGGAAGTAGCCAGACTGAGGGGAAGAGGAGTGATGAGCCATTTCAGACGCCCAAGGAGACCAGGAGTCCCAGCAGCCTCTGCACAGAGATAGAGACGCTGCAAACCACGACCCCCGAACCATATTCACAACAAAGTCCCTCACGGAGTGGGCGGAGTAAAGACCTGAGTGTTGTCAATGGTGGTGCGTCCCTGAACCTCGATCAAAGTGAAGGCTCCAGGGCAGATATTAAAACGTTTCCTCCTCGGAAGTTCTTACCTAGTATTCAAACGCCCGTTAAAGTTGAGAGTTTTGGAAATACACCAGAAAAACTTTGCCccggaaagaggaagaggaatccTACAAATGTTGACGATCTGACAACAGAAACAGAGATTCTGCATCAGACAATTTCAGCTCCATTGGTCCCTCAAGTTGAAAGGAAGATTCAAAGCGATTTTCTCAACAAGCCTGAGACGCTGGGCATGGCAGCGGATCCGGTGAGCCCTGGGTCACCCGGTCTTAGCTCGGCTGATGGCAGCAGCTTCGGCGATTCCACGA ATAAGATGGATGGGGTGTCCCTGAAGAGGAGGCGGGTCTCCTTTGGTGGTCGCCTGAGACCTGAATTATTCGATGAAAACTTACCTCCCAACACACCTCTCAAAAGAGGAGAGACACCAAAGCAAAGAAGGTCTCTGGTCACCCACACGCCAACCGTCCTGAAGAAAATCATCAAG GAGCAGCCTCAGCCGTCAGGGAAAGAAGATTCTTCAGAAGTCTGTCTGGAGGCGACTGCACAGGATGCGTTTGTGAGGCCTCCAGCTCCTAACGTTGCTCCCGCTTCTCCAGATGCGCCCGGCCGATGCCGTAGCTTATCCAAGGTGTCTTCCATCTCCAGCGACAGCAAATCTCCACATCAGACAGATATTCCCAAGAGAGGACGGAGAAAAAGTAGCAACCTGCCCTCCAAGAGAGCTTCCGTGGATCGAAGCCAGCATGGCATCTTACAGATGATTTATTCCAAGAGAAGGAGTGGCGCTTCTGAGGCCAATTTAGTTG TGGCAAAATCGTGGGCAGACGTGGTAAAACTGGGCACCAAGCAGACCCAGACCAGAGCTGTTCAACGCGGACCTCCACGACCCCTGAGCAAGAGGCAAAGAAGAACCAATAATACCCCGAAG AAGCTGACTGGCATCGTTCACAATCAATTTAGCACAGGCCACGCAAACTCCCCCTGTACCATAATAATAGGGAAAGCTCACATCGAGAAAGTGAACGGGCCAGCTCGGCCCTACAGGATGCTGAACAACTTCGTGGTCAACAAACCAATGGACTTTAGTGAAGATCTTTCAG GGCTGCCTGAGATGTTCAAGACTCCAGTGAAAGAGAAACCACAAAGGATGAGCCTGTGTCCCTCCACTTTTTCAAATTCAGAGGATTTGCTTGGAGAAGAGCTTCCAGTACCTCATTCAGGAGGAAAACCTCTGCTGTGTGCTTCAGAAAATTCTG GACAGAATGTGTCCCCCGGGACTCAAGATGCACCTAAAGAGCTGTCTGATCAAAGTTCTGCAAGCCCTGTCTTAAGACGCCagagtattaaaattaaaatagatgaaAGTATTACGAAAACTCCCAGGAACGTGTATAAAACAGCAGGTGCTGAGATGGAAACTCCAGTGTCTGAGGCAATGACACCAAAGACAACATCAAGTGCAAAGAAGTTGAGAAGGTCCATGGAGCTCAGAAGCTCACAGGCACCAGGTGTAGAGTGTAAAAACGAAGGCCCAAAACCTGACGCTCTTGAGAACGTCTTGGGAAGATGTCTGAGGAAAGCACCACAGCCAGAGCAGAAGCTGGAGGGAGACGCGAAGGAGAGCGAAGCACGGACAGAGCACATGGGGTCAAAAGGGAATTCCAAACACACGATAGCCGTGAGGGGACCAAGGAGAGCTTCAGAGCTGAGGTGTGAGCTAGCAGCAGACCTGACCGCTCTCAAGAGCTTGCAGGAGACACAGCCTGAGGAAGACCAGCTGGACATCCCAAGTCTCCTACAGACCCCAGCTCATGCCAAGGAAGCAGTGGATGCAGAGAACAGAGCCACAAAAATGCTCTGTAAATCTCCCAGATCAGGAACAGTCAGCACGCCCACCAGGACAAACACACAGCTCAAAACACCTTCCTGGAAAGCGGATGTAGAAGATGCCTCGGCCCTCGAAAAACTCACACAGACACCCGGGAAAACTATGCCCATGCACAGAGAACCAGGTGATGAAAAAAGCATCAaattgtttcaggaaactccaaaGCAGAAACTGGACCCTGCAGAAAATGTAGCTGGAAGTAAGAGGCGGCCAAGGACACCCAAGGGAAAGGCCCCACCCCTGGAAGACCTGGCTGGCTTCAAAGAGCTCTTCCAAACCCCACACCATGCCAAGGAACCCATGATTGAtgacaaaacccccaaaatgctCTGCCAATCTCCACAGCTAGAACCAGTCAACACACCAAGTAGAAAGGGACGTCTCAAGACACCTTCCCAGAAAGTGGATGTACAGGGAGATGTCTCAGCTCTCAGGAAGCCTCAACAAACACCAGGGGAaaccacacactcacacagagaaCCAGAGGGTGCTGACGGAGGCATTGCAGTGTCTCGGGAAGCTCCAGAAGAAAAACTGGACCCTGCAGAAAATGTAACTAGAAGCAAGAGGCGGCCAAGGACACCCAAGGAAAAGGCCCCACCCCTGGAAGACCTGGCTGGCTTCAAAGAGCTCTTCCAAACCCCAGATCATGCAAAGCAACCAATGACTGATGACAAACCTACCACAATACCCTATAAATCTCCACCAGCAGAAGCAGTCAACATGCCAACAAGTAGCAAGAGATGGCTCCAGACACCTTCCCAGAAAGTGGATGTGCAGGAAAATGTCTCGGCTCTCAGGAagcccacacactcacacacagaacCAGAGGGTGGTGACAGAGGCACTGCAGTGTCTCAGGAAGCTCCAGGAGGAAAGCTGAGCCCTGCAGAGAATGTAATTGGAAGCAAGAGGTGGCCAAAAACACCCAAGGAAAAGGCCCCACCCCTGGAAGACCTGGTTGGCTTCAAAGAGCTCTTCCAAACACCAAATCACACAGTGGAACCAATGAGTGCTGACAAAATCTTCAAAATGCTCTGCCAGTCTCCACAACTAGAACCAATCAACACACCAAGTAGAAAGGGACGTCTCAAGACACCTTCCCAGAAAGTGGCTGTGCAGGAAGATGTCTCAGCTCTCAGGAAGCCTCAACAAACGCCAGGGGAaaccacacactcacacagagaaCCAGAGGGTGCTGACAGAGGCATTGTGGTGTCTCAGGAAGCTCCAGGAGAAAAACTCGACCCTGTAAAAAATGTAACTGGAAGCAAGAGGCAGCCAAGGACACCCAAGGAAAAGGCCCCACCCCTGGAACACCTGGCTGGCTTCAAAGAGCTCTTCCAAACCCCACATCAAGCCAAGGAACCAGTGACTGAGGGCAGAACCCCCAAAATGCTCTGCCGATCTCCACCACCAGAGCCAGTTGTCACATCAACCGGCATGACCAGACGTCTCAAGACACCTTCCCAGAAAGTGGCTGTGCAGGAAGACCTCTCAGCTCTCAGGAagcccacacactcacacagagaaCCAGAGGGTGGTGACGGAGACATTGTGGTGTCTCAGGAAGCTCCAGGAGAAAGGCTGGACCCTGCAGAAAATGTAATTGGAAGCAAGAGGCGGCTAAGGACACCCAAGGAAAAGGCCCCACCCCTGGAAGACCTGGCTGGCTTCAAAGAGCTCTTCCAAACCCCAGATCATGCAGAGGAACAAATGACTAATGAGAAAACCACCACAATACCCTATACATCTCCAGCAGTAGAGCCAGTCACCAGGCGAACAGGTAGAAAGAGACGGTTCAAGTCACCACCAGGGAAAGTGGATGCAGAAGAGCCCTCAGCGCCCAGGAAGCCCACACAGACATCAGGGGGAGCCAGACATTCAGACAGAGAACGAGCGGATGGTGATAAAAGCATCAAATTATCTAAGGAAACTCCAAAGCAGAAACTAGACTCagcagaaaatataaatggaagcaaGAGGCCGCCAAGGACACCCAAGGAAAAGGTCCAATGTCTAGAAGACCTGGCGGGCTTCAAAGAGCTCTTCCAAACCCCAGATCATGCCAAGGAACCAAGGGCTGTTATCAAAACTCCCCAAACGCTCTGCATGTCCTCCCAACCACAGCTAATTGTCACACCAACCAATAGGAAGAGATGGCTCAAGACACCTCTGGGGAAAGCAGATGTAGAGACAGAGCTCTCAGCATGCAGAAAGACACAGACACCAGGGGAAACTAGGCACTCAGAGGGAGAACCAGTAGATGATGATAAAAGCATCAaattgtttcaggaaactccacaTCAGAAACTGGACTCATCAGAAGATGTAAATGGAAGTAAGAGGCAGCCAAGGACACCCAAGGGAAAGGCCCCACCGCTGGAAGACCTGGCTGGCCTCAAAGAGTTCTTCCAAACCCCAGATCATGCCAAGGAACCAATGACTGATGACAGACCCACCAACAGACCTCGTCAATCTCCACAACCAGAACCAGCCGACACACCAAGTAGAAAGGGACGTCTCAAGACACCTTCCCAGAAAGTGGATGTGCAGGAAGACGTCTCAGCTCTCAGGAAGCCTCAACAAACACCAGGGGAaaccacacactcacacagagaaCCAGAGGGTGCTGCCAGAGGCATTGCAGTGTCTCGGGAAGCTCCAGCAGAGAAACTGGACCCTGCAGAAAATGTAACTAGAAGCAAGAGGCGGCCAAGGACACCCAAGGAAAAGGCCCCACCCCTGGAAGACCTGGCTGGCTTCAAAGAGCTCTTCCAAACCCCACATCAAACCAAGGAACCAATGACTGAGGACAGAACCCCCAAAATGCTCTGCCGATCTCCACCACCAGAGCCAGTCGTCACATCAACCAGCATGACCAGACGTCTCAAGACACCTTCCCAGAGAGTGGCTGTGCAGGAAGACCTCTCAGCTCTCAGGAagcccacacactcacacagagaaCCAGAGGGTGGTGACGGAGGCATTGTGGTGTCTCAGGAAGCTCCAGAAGAAAGGCTGGACCCTGCAGAAAATGTAATTGGAAGCAAGAGGCGGCTAAGGACACCCAAGGAAAAGGCCCCACCCCTGGAAGACCTGGCTGGCTTCAAAGAGCTCTTCCAAACCCCAGATCATGCAGAGGAACAAATGACTAATGAGGAAACCACCACAATACCCTATACATCCCCAGCAGTAGAACCAGTCACCAGGCGAACAGGTAGAAAGAGACGGTTCAAGTCACCACCAGGGAAAGTAGATGCAGAAGAGCTCTCAGCGCCCAGGAAGCCCACACAGACATCAGGGGGAGCCAGACATTCAGACAGAGAACGAGCGGATGGTGATAAAAGCATCAAATTATCTAAGGAAACTCCAAAGCAGAAACTAGACTCAGCAGAAAATATAAACGGAAGCAAGAGGCCGCCAAGGACACCCAAGGAAAAGGTCCAATGTCTAGAAGACCTGGCTGGCTTCAAAGAGCTCTTCCAAACCCCAGATCATGCAGAGGAACAAATGACTAATGAGAAAACCACCACAATACCCTATACATCTCCAGCAGTAGAACCAGTCACCAGGCGAACAGGTAGAAAGAGACGATTCAAGTCACCACCAGGGAAAGAGGATGCAGAAGAGCCCTCAGCGCCCAGGAAGCCCACACAGACACCAGGGGGTACGCAGAGAGAGCCTGTATGTGATGAAAAAGACAGCAAAGCGTTTAAGGAAAATTCACGGCAGAGACTCAACCCTGCAGAAAATGTAATTGGCATCAAGAGTCGGCTAAGAATATTGAAGGAAAAGACCCAACCCGTGGAAGACTCGTGCAGTTTCAAAGAGCCCTTCCAAAAGCCAG GTCAGGCCAAAGAACCGGTGAGTGATGTTAAAATCACTGCAGTGCCCTGCCAGTCTCCGCCAGCCGGACCAGTCACCAGGCCAGCAAGTAGGAGGAGGCGGCTCCAGTCACCACTGGGAAAAGTAGACCTAGAAGAGCTCTCAGTACTCAGAGAGCCCATCCCAACAGCAGGGGAAACCATGCACAGAGAACCAGTAGGTGATGAGAACAATACCAAAGTGTTTAAGGAAACTTCAAGGCAGAACCTGGACTCAGCAGGAAATGTAATTTGTGTCAAGAGTCGGCGaagaacatttaaggaaaaatccCAACCCCTGGAAGATCCGGCCAGTTTCAAAGAGCTCTTCCAAAAGCCAGATCAGGCCAGTGAACTGGGAAACGATGCTTCTGGAGTTAAGAGAGCCCCAAAGCAAACAGCGGACAGAAGAAGACCTGTAGAAATATCCCGAAGAGTCCTCAGGGCCCCTAAAGTAAGGTTCATGGGAGACCTTGTGGGCAGCAGAGACCCTGTACAATCACCAGGTGAGAGCTGCAGCTCCCCGTCCCCCAAGAGGAAACTGGGAGAAGATGCCAGGCTTGTGGGCAGGAAGAGGCTATGCCCCACGATGGCTGCACAGGACCCTGAGGAAGAGAAGCCCCTCCAGAAGAAGCAGAGGACAGCCCCCAGGGAGAGACGGGAGCCCCCCAGACCCTCGGGAGTGAAGAAGAGAAGTCTGAGGATTTTGGCACAAAGGACTAAACCTGTGGGAAACCTGCCCAACAATGACATGAAAACTAAAGCTACGGATCCACAAGGAGAAGACACTCCAAATAAG ggAATGTCCCTGCGTACCAGGCGCCCCACTAAAACGAATATAGAGGAGCAAAGACCTGGGTCTCTTATATCAGCAGGAAAGGTGAAAATAAAGAGAAGTGAAAAGAAGTCCATGGAGACCTCCCAAGAGATGAAGCTGCAAAGCCCAGAAGATGCAGCGGAGAATCCTACCTCTGGGGGCAAAGTTCAAGACAGAAGGAGGCCCTTGAGATCTGGGAAGCAGAATCAGAAGGCTTTGCCTGACGCAACAGAGGAGACAGCAAGGCAGGAAAGGGTGGAAGTCCCCGTGAAGAAGCAGGACGAGAAAGAAGTAACGGAATATTCAGACTTCAAGGGTTTGAGATCCAGGAAGATTACTCTCCGCCCTCGAGGAAACACTTCGGAGAGTGGATCCGAGCAGAGAGTAACCCGGGGTGCCAGGAGATGTGCCAACAGCCTCCAAAAG GAAAATGACAATGTGGGTGTCAAGAAAATAAGAACCAGAAGTCATCGCGACAGTGAAGATACATAG